GACCGCCGGTGGTGCTGAGCCGGGCCCGGTCGAGCCGTGGCAGACGGCCGGGGACACGGCCGTAGGAGGCGCTGCGGATCCGGGGATGCCGGTGCTGCACGCGCTCGCCGCGGGTGCCGTGGTGGCGGACACGGTCAGCGGGCCGGAGCTGACGCTCACCCTGAGCTGGCCCGCCGCGCTCCTGGACGAGACCGACGTGGAGGAGGTGGGCCGGGCCTGGCTCGGCCTGCTGTCGGGCCTCGCCGCGCACACCGCCGGTCCCCAGGCCGGCGGTCACACCCCCTCCGACTTCGCACTCCTCGATCTCGACCAGGACGAAGTCGACGACCTCGAAGCCATAGCTGCCGAACTCCACGAAGGACGGTTCCTGTGAAGCCCCCGAAACCCCTCCCGACGCCCGCCAAGGGATCCGCGCTCGCGGAAGTGTGGCCGCTCTCGCCCCTCCAGCAAGGGATGCTCTTCCACTCCTCGTACGACGACGAGGGACCGGATGTCTACGGCCTCCAGTGCGTCCTCGGCGTAGACGGCCCCCTGGACACCGAGCTCTTCCGCGCGTGCTGGGAGGCGCTGATCGAGCGCCATGCCGTCCTGCGCGCCAGTTTCCAACGGCGCAGGTCCGGCGAAGCGGTGCAGCTGATCTCACGGAGTGTGGTGCTTCCTTGGAGCGACGTCGACCTGTCGGACCTCGGCGAGGACGAGGCCCTGACCCGGTTCGAGCGGCTGGCCCGCGAGGAGCGGGACGACAGGATGAACCCCGCCTCGCCGCCCCTGCTCCGGCTGCTGCTGGCCCGGCTCGGGGAAGCCCGCCACCGCCTTGTCGTGACGACCCATCACATCCTGCTTGACGGCTGGTCGATGCCGGTGCTCCTCGACGAACTGGAGGTGGTCTACACGGCGGGTGGAGACATCCGCGTGCTGCCCCCGGTCACCTCGTACCGCGACTACCTGTCGTGGCTCGGCCGGCAGGACCGCGAGACGGCGCGTGCCGCGTGGCGGGAGGAACTGGCCGGGGCGGAGGAACCGACCCTCGTCGCACCCCAGGCGGCAGGCGGGGCCGAGGTCTCAGTGCTGCCGCGGGACCTCGTCCTCGATCTCCCCGAGGCGACCACTACGCGACTGAGGGAGATGGCCCGCGGCCAAAACCTCACGCTGAACTCGGTCGTGCAGGGCGCGTGGGCAATGGTCCTGTCCCGATTGACCGGACGGAACGACGTGGTGTTCGGCGCGACGGTCTCGGGGCGGTCGGCGGATCTGCCCGGCGCCGAGTCCATGGTCGGCCTGATGATCAACACGCTGCCGGTACGGGTGCCGCTGACCGGCGGACAGCCGGTGCTGGACATGCTCGCGGACCTGCAGGCGCGGCAGTCGTCACTGATGCCGCACCAGCATCTGAGCCTGAGCGAGATACAGGGGCTGGCCGGGCCGGGAGCTACGTTCGACACCCTCGTGGTCTACGAGAACTACCCGATCCCGCCCGAGGGGGCGTCCGCGCCCGGCACCATCTCCTTCACCCGCATGGATGCGCACGAGGCTACCAACTTCCCGCTGACCGTCGGCATCGTCCCCGACGTCGGCCTCCGGATCGTGATGACACATCGGCCGGACCTCTTCGACGAGGAGGCGGCGGGCCGCGTCGCCGGATGGCTGACACGAGTGCTGGAACAGGTCGCGGACGAGCCGACGCTCCGGGTGGGCGACATCGACCTCCTCGACGAGCCCGAGCGATCCGTGGTCGTGGAGGAGTGGAACGCCACAGCGCGGGACCAGGTTCCCGACACGGTGTTGGAACGGTTCCGCGGTTGGGTCGTGAGCACGCCGGACACGGCGGCGTTGTGGTTCAGCGACCGACCGCTGTCCTACGGAGAGTTGGATGTGCGGTCGGGTGCGCTGGCCCGGGGGCTGGTCTCCCGTGGTGTGGGGCGTGAGTCGCGGGTGGGTTTGTGTCTGCCGCGTGGGGTCGAGATGGTCGTGGCGATGTTGGCGGTGTGGAAGGCGGGTGGTGCGTACGTTCCGTTGGATCCGGAGTATCCGTCCGACCGGTTGTTGTTCATGGTGGCCGACAGTGGTGCCGAACTGGTGCTGGTGACGGAGGAGACTGCGGACCGGTTGTCGGCGGACGTCGAGACGGCTCTGGTGGGCGGGTTGGGGACCGGTTCGGGTGAGCTGCCGGACGTCACGTTCGATCAACTGGCGTACGTCATCTACACGTCAGGGTCGACGGGTCGTCCGAAGGGTGTGGCGGTGGAGCACGCTGCTGTGGCCAACCTCGCCTCGGCGATGGGTCCCGTCCTCGGTGTGGGACCTGGGCTCACGGCGTTGCAGTTCGCGTCGTTCAGCTTCGACGCGGCGGTGCTGGACGTGGCCGTGACCCTCGCCGCCGGGGGCACCTTGGCGATCGCCACGTCCGAAGAGAGGCAGGACGGCTCTGCCCTCGCCGCGATGATCGACTTCAACGGTGTCGACAGCGCGAGTGTGGTGCCGTCGTTACTGGGGGCCCTGGAGCCGACGTCGGTTTCGGGGGTGCGGAACTGGGTGCTGGGCGCGGACAGGCTGGAGGCCGGTCTGGCGGCGAGGTGGCGTGAGGGTGCTCGCGTGTGGAACACCTACGGCCCGACGGAGGCCACCGTCATCAGTACCGCGGTCCTGTTGGAGGAGGGCATCACGGGTGAGGACGTGCCGCCGGCGATCGGACGTCCGCTGCCGAATGTTCGTACCTATGTGCTGGATGGGTTCCTGCGGCCTGTTCCGGTGGGTGTGACCGGGGAGTTGTACATCGCGGGGGTGGGTCTGGCCCGTGGTTATATCGGCCGCTCCGATCTGACGGCTGAGCGGTTCGTGGCTTGTCCTTTCGGTGACGGTACGGGGCGGATGTATCGCACCGGTGACGTGGCGCGCTGGACGTCGGACGGGCAGTTGGAGTTCGTGGGGCGTGCCGACGCGCAGGTGAAGATCCGCGGGTTCCGGGTCGAACTCGGCGAGGTCGAGGCGGTGTTGGCCGCCCATGCGCGGGTTGAGCGGGCCGTGGTGCTGGCGCGCGACGGACGACTGATCGGATACGCCGTCGGGGACGCGGACGCCGAGACGCTGCGGGCCTTCGCCGCCACCCGCCTCCCTGAGTACATGGTCCCGTCGGCGGTCGTCGTACTCGACGCGTTCCCGCTCACCGTCAACGGCAAGGTCGACCGCTCCGCCCTGCCGACGCCGGAGGCTGCGGTGAGTGCCGGTCGAGCTCCGGAGACGCCTGCTGAGCAGGTGTTCTGCACCCTGTTCGCCGAGGTGTTGGGATTGGAGGCGGTCGGGGTCGGGGACGGGTTCTTCGAGCTGGGCGGCGATTCGATCATGTCGATGCAGCTCGCTTCCCGGGCCCGTGCCGCGGGGTGGGCCGTTACGCCGCGGCAGGTGTTCGAGGAGAAGACACCGGAACGGTTGGCACAGGTGGCGGTCGCGGTGTCCGGTGGAGGGGCTGGGCAGAGGGCGGAGACGGGCGTAGGTGAGGTGCCGTGGACCCCGGCGATGCGGTCGATGGGCGCGCACGCGCTGCGGGGCGAGTTCGCGCAGTGGACGGTGATCGGTGCCCCGGCCGGGCTGGGTGTGGATGTGCTGGTGTCAGGCGTGGAGGCGCTGCTCTGGACGCACGGGATGCTGCGGGCCCGGACCGGGAGCGACCTTCGGACGCTGAGGGTTCCGGAGGCAGGCGAGATCGACGCCTCCGGTCTGGTGCTCCGGGTGGCTGCCATAGGGGCCGCTGAGGGTGAGGTGGACCGGGTGGCGGTGGACGCCGCTCGGCCCGCGGTGGCGCGGCTGGATCCGGCAGCCGGGGTGATGGTGCAGGTGGTGTGGGTGGACGCCGGGCCGGACAGGATGGGCCGGATTGTGCTGGCGGCTCATCACCTGGCGGTCGACGGGGTGTCGTGGCGCGTTCTGGCGCAGGACCTGGGAACCGCGTGCGAGGCGGCGGCCGTCGGCCGGCGACCGGTCCTCGAACCGGCGCCGACGTCCTTCCGCTCCTGGGCCCGGCAGTTGGAGCAGTCGGCAAAGGACCCGCGGCGGGTCGAGGAGCTGGCGAAGTGGGTTGAGCTGGTGGGCGCCGCCGGTGAGCCGCTGATCGGCCGCCGCGCGCTGGATCCGACCGTCGACACGGTCGAGTCCTTGCGGCGTTGTTCCTGGTCGGTTCCGGTGGATGAGTGCACGGGGCTCGTCGGTACGGTGCCGGGGGTGTTCCACTGCGGTCTGCACGAGGTGTTGCTGGCGACGCTGGCCGGTGCGGTGGCCGCGTGGCGGCCGGGCTTCGCGGCCGGGCCGGGTGGGTTCCTCGTGGAGGTCGAGGGGCATGGCCGGGAGCCGTTGTCGGAGGGCATGGATCTGTCGCGGACGGTGGGCTGGTTCACCGCCGCCTATCCGGTCCGCCTGGATGCCTCCGGAGTGGACCTGACGGAGGCTGCGGAAGGTGGCGCGGCGGCTGGTGTGCTGGTCAAGCGGGTGAAAGAGCAGGTGCGGGCGGTGCCCGGGGACGGGCTGGGCCATGGCCTGTTGCGTCACCTGAATCCGGAGACGGCGCCGGTGTTGGCGGGTCTGCCGGTGCCGCAGGTCGGGTTCAACTATCTGGGCCGGTTCGCGACCGCCGGTGGTGCCGGAACGAGTTCGGTCGAGCCGTGGCAGTCGGCCGGAGACACGGCCGTCGGTGGCGCCGCCGATCCGGGGATGCCGGTGCTGCATGCGCTCGACGTGGGTGCCGTGGTGGCGGACACCGCGAGTGGCCCGGAGCTGACGCTCACCCTGAGCTGGCCCGCGGCGCTCCTGGACGAGACCGACGTACAAGAGCTGGGGCAGGCCTGGCTCGGGCTGCTGAAGAGCCTCGCCGCGCACGCCGCCGACCCGTCCGCCGGCGGCCACACGCCCTCCGACTTCGCCCTCCTCGATCTCGACCAGGACGAAGTTGACGACCTGCAGGCCGAGTTCGCCGACGACAGCCTCTGATCCCCGGCCACTGACCTTCGGCCTCCGCCCCCCAGGACCCTTAACCACCGCTCATTGCCGACCAACCCCCACAGCGCTGTCCGTGTTGCCATGCCCCACACCTCCGTCCGCGTTACCAACCCCCACAGCTCCGTCCGCTCCGCCCGCCCCCCACTGCTCTGTCCCCGCTGCCGAACCGACGTTGCGAACCGCTGTGAGGAGACGTACGCGATGACCCGGACCCGGACCGCCATCGAAGACATATGGCCGCTGTCGCCGCTGCAGGAGGGGCTGCTGTTCCACGCGTCCCTCGGGGACGGGGCCTCCGACGTGTACGCGGGCCAACGGGCCCTGGCCCTCGACGGTCCGCTCGACGTCGACCGTCTCCGCCGCTCCTGGGCGGGCCTGATCGCCCGCCACGGCACCTTGCGGGCCAGCTTTCGCCGGCGCAAGTCGGGCGAGGCGGTGCAGGTCATCGCGCGGGAGGTGGAGCTGCCATGGCGTGAGGCCGATCTGAGCTGCCTGGCCGAGGCCGACGCGGAGGCCGAGGCGGACCGGTTGGCGGGGGCCGAACTGGCGGACGGCTTCGATGTCGCACGGGGTCCGCTGCTGCGGTTGCTGCTGCTCCGCCTGGGCGACCGGCGTCATCGACTGGTGCTGACGACCCACCACATCGTGCTCGACGGCTGGTCGTTGCCCATCCTGGTAAGCGAACTCGAGGCGGTGTACCGGGCGGACGGGGATGCTGGGGCGCTGCCGCCGATCAGGTCGTACCGCGACTACCTGGCCTGGCTCGGCCGGCAGGACCGGGAAGCCGCACGGATCGCGTGGCGGGAGGAGTTGGCGGGGGCGGAGGAGCCGACGTTGGTTGCTCCGGCGAACCCGGCCCGGCTGCCCCTGCGGCCCGAGACGGTCCTCGGCGAATGCGATGCGGAGTTGACGCGGGTGCTGAACGACGTGGCCCGTCAGGGTGACGTCACCGTGGCGACGGTGATGCAGGGTGCGTGGGCTCTGGTGCTGGCTCGTCTGTCGGGGCGCCGGGACGTGGTGTTCGGGACGACGGTGGCCGGGCGGCCGGCGGACCTGCCGGGTGCGGAGTCGTTGATCGGCTTGTTCATCAACACCCTGCCGGTACGCGCCGAATTGGCCGGTGACCTGTCGGTGGCCGACCTGCTGTCCGAACTCCAGACCCGCCACATCAACCTGATGGGCCATCAGTACCTTGGTCTAGCCGAAATCAAGCAGATCGCCGGACCAGGCGCCGAGTTCGACACGCTCGTCGTCTACGAGAACTACCCGCACTCCGCCGCTCCGGCACCGCACGACCCGGACACACTCGTCATCGGGCCGGGCGGCGCCCCACAGGATGCCAGCCACCATCCACTGGCGTTGATCGTCATCCCTGGCGAGCGGATGGAACTGCACCTCGACTACCGCCCCGACCTGTTCGACAGGGCCCGTGCCGAGAGCGTGCTGGCTTCGCTGATTCGGGTGTTGCAGCAGATGGCGGCCGATCCACAACTGCGGCTCAGCGATATCGAATTGCTGGACGAGATCGAACGGTCCGCCGTGGTCGAGGACTGGAACGCCACCGCACAGGAGGTGGACGCTTCGACGGTGCTGCAGCGGTTCCGCGCGTGGGCGGCGCGGACGCCGGATGCGACCGCCTTGGTGTCCCGGCGAAACACCCTGCCCTACGGAGAGTTGGATGTGCGGTCGGATGCGTTGGCGCGGGGGTTGGTCTCCCGTGGTGTGGGGCGTGAGTCGCGGGTGGGTTTGTGTCTGCCGCGTGGGGTCGAGATGGTCGTGGCGATGTTGGCGGTGTGGAAGGCGGGTGGTGCGTACGTTCCGTTGGATCCGGAGTATCCGTCCGACCGGTTGTTGTTCATGGTGGCCGACAGTGGTGCCGAACTGGTGCTGGTGACGGAGGAGACTGCGGGCCGGTTGTCGGCGGACGTGGAGACGGCTCTGGTGGGGGAGTTGGCGACCGGTTTGGGTGAGCTGCCGGACGTCACCTCCGATCAACTGGCGTACGTCATCTACACGTCAGGGTCCACCGGTCGTCCGAAGGGCGTGGCGGTGGAGCACGCTGCCGTGGCCAACCTCGCCTCGGCGATGGGTCCCGTCCTCGGTGTGGGACCTGGGCTCACGGCGTTGCAGTTCGCGTCGTTCAGCTTCGACGCGGCGGTGCTGGACGTGGCCGTGACCCTCGCCGCCGGGGGCACACTGGCGATCGCCACGACGGAGGAGCGGCAAGATCCCTCCGCTCTCACCGCGATGGTCGAGGCGGCCGGTGTGGCCGTGGCGAGTGTCGTGCCGTCGTTGCTCGGCGCTCTGGAGCCCAAGTCGGTCGTGGGAGTCAGCAACTGGGTCCTGGGTGCGGAGCGGCTGGAAGCTGGTCTCGCCGCCAGGTGGCGTGAGGGCGCTCGCGTGTGGAACACCTATGGACCCACCGAGGCCACCGTCATCAGCACTGCCGTCCTTTTGGAGGAGGGCATCACGGGTGAGGACGTGCCGCCGGCGATCGGACGTCCGCTGCCGAATGTTCGTACCTATGTGCTGGATGGGTTCCTGCGGCCTGTTCCGGTGGGTGTGGCCGGGGAGTTGTACATCGCGGGGGTGGGTCTGGCCCGTGGTTATATCGGCCGCTCCGATCTGACGGCTGAGCGGTTCGTGGCCTGTCCTTTCGGTGACGGGCCGGGGCGGATGTATCGCACCGGTGACGTGGCGCGCTGGGCGTCGGACGGGCAGTTGGAGTTCGTGGGGCGTGTCGACGCGCAGGTGAAGATCCGCGGGTTCCGGGTCGAACTCGGCGAGGTCGAGGCGGTGTTGGCCGCCCATGCGCGGGTTGAGCGGGCCGTGGTGCTGGCGCGCGACGGACGACTGATCGGATACGCCGTCGGGGACGCGGACGCCGAGACGCTGCGGGCCTTCGCCGCCACCCGCCTCCCTGAGTACATGGTCCCGTCGGTGATCGTCGTACTCGACGCGTTCCGGCTCACCGTCAACGGCAAGATCGACCGCTCCGCCCTGCCCGCTCCCGACCTCGGAGCGGGCGGATCCCGGGGGCCCGAGACGCCTGTGGAGGAGGCGTTGTGCGCCCTGTTCGCGGAACTGCTCGGGGTGGAGCAGGTCGGGGCGGAGGAGAGTTTCTTCGCGCTGGGCGGCGACTCGCTGCTGGTGATGCGGTTGATCGCGCGGATGCGGGCGGAGCTGGATGTGTCGGTGGGGGTCCGCGAGGTGTTCGCGGATCCTACGGTGGCCGGGGTGGCACGCCTGGTCGACAGGGCCGGGGCGGCCCCCGGTGTGCCGCTGCGCCGCCGGGAACGTCCGGAACGGGTGCCGCTGTCGTTCGCGCAGCAGCGGATGTGGTTCCTCAACCTGATCGAAGGCGCCGACGGCGACAGCGAGGGGGCCGCGGCCTACAACCAGCCGTTCGCCCTGCGGCTGCTGGGCCGGCCGGACGTGGCGGCGCTGGAGGCGGCGCTCGGCGACGTGGCGGAGCGGCACGAGAGCCTCCGTACGGTCTTCCCCGACGTGGAGGGCGTGCCGTACCAGGAGATCCGCGACGGGGCCGAGGGCCGCCCTCGACTTCGGGTGATCGAAGCCGGCGCGCGCTGGCGGGAGGCGATGGCCGAGGAGACCGGTCGCGGATTCGACCTGGGAGCCGAACTGCCTTGGCGCACCTGCCTGTTGAAGGTCGCTGAGGAGGAGTGGGTCCTGCTGCTGGTCTCCCATCACATCGCCTCCGACGGCTGGTCGATGGGCGTCCTGGCACGGGACCTGAGGACGGCGTACCGGTCCCGGCACGGCGGTCGCCCGCCGGAGTGGGAACCCCTCCCCGTCCAGTACGCGGACTACGCGCTGTGGCAGCGGGAGGTGCTGGGCGAACTGGACGACCCGGACAGCGCCGGAGCCGGTCAGATCGCGCACTGGAAGCAGGCGCTGGGCGGAGCGCCGCAGGAGACGGCGCTGCCCTTCGACCGCCCGCGCCCGGCGACGCCCTCGTTCCGCAGTGGTTCGGTACCGGTCGGGGTGGACGCGGCCACGCATGCCCGGTTGGCGGAGGTGGCCGCCCGCAGCGGGGCGACCATGTTCATGGTGGTGCATGCCGCGTTGGTGGTGCTGCTGGCGCGGATGGGCGCCGGGGAGGACGTCTGCGTCGGCACACCGGTGGCCGGCCGTTCGGACGCTCAACTGGAGGAGCTGGCAGGCTTCTTCGTCAACACCCTGGTTCTGCGCACGGACGTGTCCGGGAATCCGTCGTTCACCGAGATACTACGGCGGGTCCGTGAGTCGGACCTGTCGGCGTACGCGCACCAGGACGTGCCGTTCGAGCGGCTGGTCGATGAGCTGAACCCTGCGCGCTCCGCGGCCCGCAACCCGCTGTTCCAGGTGATGCTGGCCCTGCAGAATCTGCCTGAGGCGCAGTGGGACCTCGACGGCCTGACCGTCGAGGCGGTTCCTCCGGCACAGGCTCCCGCGGCCCGCTTCGATCTCTCTTTGTCGCTGAACGAGCGCCGCTCCGAAAGCGGTACCCCGGCTGGTCTCGGCGGCGGGATCCTCTACTCCGCCGACCTGTTCGACGAGCCGACCGTACGCCGTTTCGCTGAGCGACTGGCGCGGGTGCTGGAGCAGGCCTCGGCCGACCCCCACGTCCGACTGGGCGCCCTTGAGGTGCTGGACGAGGCCGAGCGGTCCGCCGTGGTCGAGGAGTGGAACGCCACGGCGCGGGAGGTGGACGCGTCGATGGTGGTGGAGCGGTTCCGTGGGTGGGCGGTGCGGACGCCGGACACGGCGGCGTTGTGGTTCAGCGACCGACCGCTGTCCTACGGCGAGTTGGATGTGCGGTCGGATGCGCTGGCGCGGGGATTGATCGCCCGGGGTGTGGGGCGTGAGTCGCGGGTGGGTTTGTGTCTGCCGCGTGGGACCGAGATGGTCGTGGCGATGCTGGCGGTGTGGAAGGCGGGTGGTGCGTACGTCCCGCTGGATCCGGAGTATCCGTCCGACCGGTTGTTGTTCATGGTGGCCGACAGTGGTGCCGAACTGGTGCTGGTGACGGAGGAGACCGCGGGCCGGTTGTCGGCGGACGTGGAGACGGCTCTGGTCGGCGAGCTGGGGGTTGACTCGGGGGTGCTGCCGGAGGTGGTCGGCGGCCAGTTGGCGTACGTCATCTACACATCGGGGTCGACGGGTCGTCCGAAGGGTGTGGCGGTGGAGCACGCTGCCGTGGCCAACCTCGCCTCGGCGATGGGCCCCGTCCTCGGTGTGGGACCTGGGCTCACGGCGTTGCAGTTCGCGTCGTTCAGCTTCGACGCGGCGGTGCTGGACGTGGCCGTGACCCTCGCCGCCGGGGGCACACTGGCGATCGCCTCGCCCGACGAGCGGATGGACGGTGCGGCGCTGGCGCGCATGGTCGAGGCGGCCGGGGTCGAGGTGGCGAGCGTGGTGCCCTCCCTGCTGCGTGCCCTGGAGCCGACATCGGTCGCGGGCGTGGGGAACTGGGTGCTCGGTGCGGAACGGCTCGATGCCGGTCTCGCGGCCCGGTGGCGTGCGGGCGCCCGTCTGTGGAACACCTATGGACCCACCGAGGCCACCGTCATCACCACCGCCGTACTGCTGGAGGAGGGCATCACCGGCGAGGACGCGCCCCCGGCCGTCGGCCGGCCGCTGCCCAACGTCCGCACCTATGTGCTGGACGCCTATCTGCGGCCCGTGCCCGCGGGCGTCACCGGGGAGCTGTACATCGCCGGTTCGGGTCTGGCCCGGGGCTACGTCAACCGGCCCGAGCTGACCGCGGAGCGGTTCGTGACCTGCCCGTTCGGCACCGGCGAGCGGATGTACCGCACGGGTGACCTGGTCCGGTGGCTGCCCGACGGCGACGGCAACCTGGCCTTCGTGGGGCGCGCGGACACCCAGGTGAAGATCCGTGGGTTCCGCGTGGAACTCGGCGAGGTCGAAGCCGTCCTCACCGCCCACCCGGACGTCAGGACGGCCATCGCGACGGTCCGCGAGGACCGGCCGGGCAACCCGCGCCTCGTCGCCTACGTCCTGCTGGCCGACCCGGCGGGCGGGCAGGGCGTGGAGACCGGGAGCGTGCGTGAGCACGCCGCGACGCGCCTGCCGGACTACATGGTCCCCTCCGTCGTCGTGGTCCTCGACGCCCTGCCCCTCACTGTCAACGGCAAGATCGATCACGGCGCCCTGCCCGTCCCGGAACTGGACGACGGCACCCTGGGCGTGCGGCCCCGGACCGAGACGGAGGAACTGCTCTGCGCCCTGTTCGCCGAGGTACTGGGCATCGATCGGGTGGCCGCCGACGGCAACTTCTTCGACCTGGGCGGCAACTCCGCGCTGGCGATGCACCTCGCGGGCCGGATCCGCTCGGAGGCCGGTGTCGAACTGGACATGAAACAGTTCTTCAGCAAGCCGACCCCGATCGGCGCGGCGCGCATCCTGGCCCTGAAGGAGCGGCCCTCGGTGGTCGCGGTCCAGCACGAGGGCGGTGTGGCTCCGACGACGGCCGGGCAGCGGCTCGACTGGCGGCGCGCCGCGGCCAACTCCCGGACGCGGGCCCTGCAGTCGTCCGTGGCCCTGCGCCTGCGCGGCGAACTCGACCACGACGCCCTGCGGGCCGCGCTCGCGGACGTGGCGGCACGGCACGACATCCTGCGTACGGTCTTCGCCGAGACCCCGGACGGCGGACTGGTCCAGCGGATCCTGGACGCCGACGACCCCGCCGCCGTTCCCGCCCTGCCACTCGTCGAGGCGACCGAGGAGGAGCTTCCCGCCGTCCTCGCCGCCCGCGCCGACCACCGCTTCGACCTCGGACGCGACACACCCTGGGCGTCCACCCTGTACGCGCTCTCCGACACGGACCACGTCCTCCTCCTCGTCCTCCATCGGATCGGCGCCGACGACACGTCCCGGGACGCTCTCGTACGCGACGTCTCCGTGGCGTACGGCGCGCGCCGCGAGGGCCGAGCCACGGAACGCATGCCCCTGCCCCTGCAGTTCGCCGACTACGCGGTGTGGCAGAACCGCCGACTCGCGGACGCTGAAGCAGAGGCGACGGCGGCGGACGCCCAGGGAAGTGGGGTCGGCGACCAGATCGCGTACTGGAAGGAGATGCTGGCGGACGCCCCGACCGCCACCGTCCTCCCCACGGACCGGCCGCGGCCCGCCCGACCGAACCACCGGGCCCGCTCGGTGCCGCTGCGCGTCCCCGCCGCGACGCACGCCCGCCTGATGGATGTGGCCCGACCGCTCGGCGCGACCTCGGCGGCCGTCGTCCACGCCGGTCTCGCGATGCTCCTCGCCCGGATGGGCGCGGGTACCGATCTGACGGTCGGCGCCGTGACGCAGCGGCCGGCGGCCGGCGGTGAACTCGAAGCCGCCATGGGCCCGTTCGTCGGGTTGCTGCCGCTGCGCACCGACGTCTCGGGCGACCCGACGTTCCGGGAACTGCTCGGCCGCGTCTGGGAGACCGCGGGGGAGGCCGACGTACGCGGGGACGTGCCGTT
This sequence is a window from Streptomyces ortus. Protein-coding genes within it:
- a CDS encoding non-ribosomal peptide synthetase, which encodes MKPPKPLPTPAKGSALAEVWPLSPLQQGMLFHSSYDDEGPDVYGLQCVLGVDGPLDTELFRACWEALIERHAVLRASFQRRRSGEAVQLISRSVVLPWSDVDLSDLGEDEALTRFERLAREERDDRMNPASPPLLRLLLARLGEARHRLVVTTHHILLDGWSMPVLLDELEVVYTAGGDIRVLPPVTSYRDYLSWLGRQDRETARAAWREELAGAEEPTLVAPQAAGGAEVSVLPRDLVLDLPEATTTRLREMARGQNLTLNSVVQGAWAMVLSRLTGRNDVVFGATVSGRSADLPGAESMVGLMINTLPVRVPLTGGQPVLDMLADLQARQSSLMPHQHLSLSEIQGLAGPGATFDTLVVYENYPIPPEGASAPGTISFTRMDAHEATNFPLTVGIVPDVGLRIVMTHRPDLFDEEAAGRVAGWLTRVLEQVADEPTLRVGDIDLLDEPERSVVVEEWNATARDQVPDTVLERFRGWVVSTPDTAALWFSDRPLSYGELDVRSGALARGLVSRGVGRESRVGLCLPRGVEMVVAMLAVWKAGGAYVPLDPEYPSDRLLFMVADSGAELVLVTEETADRLSADVETALVGGLGTGSGELPDVTFDQLAYVIYTSGSTGRPKGVAVEHAAVANLASAMGPVLGVGPGLTALQFASFSFDAAVLDVAVTLAAGGTLAIATSEERQDGSALAAMIDFNGVDSASVVPSLLGALEPTSVSGVRNWVLGADRLEAGLAARWREGARVWNTYGPTEATVISTAVLLEEGITGEDVPPAIGRPLPNVRTYVLDGFLRPVPVGVTGELYIAGVGLARGYIGRSDLTAERFVACPFGDGTGRMYRTGDVARWTSDGQLEFVGRADAQVKIRGFRVELGEVEAVLAAHARVERAVVLARDGRLIGYAVGDADAETLRAFAATRLPEYMVPSAVVVLDAFPLTVNGKVDRSALPTPEAAVSAGRAPETPAEQVFCTLFAEVLGLEAVGVGDGFFELGGDSIMSMQLASRARAAGWAVTPRQVFEEKTPERLAQVAVAVSGGGAGQRAETGVGEVPWTPAMRSMGAHALRGEFAQWTVIGAPAGLGVDVLVSGVEALLWTHGMLRARTGSDLRTLRVPEAGEIDASGLVLRVAAIGAAEGEVDRVAVDAARPAVARLDPAAGVMVQVVWVDAGPDRMGRIVLAAHHLAVDGVSWRVLAQDLGTACEAAAVGRRPVLEPAPTSFRSWARQLEQSAKDPRRVEELAKWVELVGAAGEPLIGRRALDPTVDTVESLRRCSWSVPVDECTGLVGTVPGVFHCGLHEVLLATLAGAVAAWRPGFAAGPGGFLVEVEGHGREPLSEGMDLSRTVGWFTAAYPVRLDASGVDLTEAAEGGAAAGVLVKRVKEQVRAVPGDGLGHGLLRHLNPETAPVLAGLPVPQVGFNYLGRFATAGGAGTSSVEPWQSAGDTAVGGAADPGMPVLHALDVGAVVADTASGPELTLTLSWPAALLDETDVQELGQAWLGLLKSLAAHAADPSAGGHTPSDFALLDLDQDEVDDLQAEFADDSL